One Streptococcus sp. zg-86 DNA window includes the following coding sequences:
- a CDS encoding Rqc2 family fibronectin-binding protein, with amino-acid sequence MSFDGFFLHHMTEELRTALEGGRIQKINQPFEQEIVLHIRSNRASHKLLLSAHSVFGRAQLTKTEFTNPKVPNTFTMILRKYLQGAIIESIYQWENDRILEFIVSNKDEIGDHIKVSLIVEIMGKHSNIILIDKTEERIIEAIKHIGFSQNSYRTILPGSSYVRPPETNAHNPFTIKDEKLFEILSTENLAPKHLQHLFQGLGRDTATALSERLLTDKLKNFRSFFAQTCQPNVTAKSYAAVPFADSQEEFASLSELLDFYYQDKAERDRVAQQAQELIKRVASELDKNRKKLGKQEQELLDTETAELVRQKGELLTTYLHQVPNDQASVTLDNYYTNGPLEIELDLALTPSQNAQRYFKKYQKLKEAVKHLTNLIAETKASITYLESVDTMLGQASLSEIDEIREELIETGYLKRRHREKIAKRQKPERYLATDGKTIILVGKNNLQNDELTFKLAKKGELWFHAKDIPGSHVIITDNLNPSDEVKTDAAELAAYFSKSRYSNLVQVDMIEAKKLHKPTGGKPGFVTYRGQKTLRVTPDEAKIKAMKQ; translated from the coding sequence ATGTCTTTTGACGGATTTTTTTTACACCACATGACAGAGGAATTGCGAACGGCACTGGAGGGCGGACGAATTCAAAAAATTAACCAGCCTTTTGAGCAAGAAATTGTCCTCCACATCCGGAGCAATCGAGCTAGCCATAAGCTCCTTTTGTCTGCTCATTCGGTATTTGGCCGCGCCCAGCTGACCAAGACAGAATTCACCAATCCCAAAGTCCCCAACACCTTTACCATGATTCTACGGAAATACCTACAAGGAGCAATCATCGAGTCCATTTACCAATGGGAAAATGACCGCATCTTGGAATTTATCGTATCAAACAAGGACGAAATCGGAGACCATATCAAGGTCAGTTTGATTGTTGAAATCATGGGAAAGCACAGCAACATCATTCTGATTGACAAGACCGAGGAGCGAATCATTGAAGCGATTAAGCACATCGGCTTCTCACAAAATTCTTATCGGACGATTCTACCAGGTTCAAGCTATGTTCGTCCACCTGAGACCAATGCTCACAATCCCTTTACGATCAAGGATGAAAAATTATTTGAAATCTTAAGTACAGAAAACCTCGCTCCCAAGCACCTGCAACATCTTTTCCAAGGTTTGGGACGAGATACTGCAACAGCCTTGTCTGAACGACTGCTCACGGATAAACTAAAAAACTTCCGTAGCTTTTTTGCCCAAACCTGCCAACCTAACGTAACGGCTAAATCATACGCTGCTGTTCCTTTTGCAGATAGTCAGGAAGAATTTGCCAGCCTATCAGAACTCCTTGACTTTTATTATCAGGATAAGGCGGAGCGAGACCGTGTTGCCCAACAAGCTCAGGAATTGATCAAACGAGTCGCTAGCGAATTGGACAAGAACCGCAAAAAATTAGGCAAGCAAGAACAAGAACTCCTCGATACTGAAACAGCTGAACTAGTTCGCCAAAAGGGAGAATTGCTGACAACCTACCTGCACCAAGTTCCCAATGACCAAGCTAGTGTGACCCTCGACAATTATTATACCAATGGACCATTGGAGATTGAACTAGACCTTGCGCTCACTCCAAGCCAAAATGCCCAACGTTATTTCAAGAAATACCAGAAATTAAAGGAAGCTGTCAAACATTTAACCAATCTGATTGCAGAAACCAAGGCTAGCATTACCTACTTAGAAAGTGTTGACACCATGCTAGGACAGGCTAGCCTTTCTGAAATTGACGAAATTAGAGAAGAATTGATTGAAACCGGCTATCTCAAACGCCGACATAGGGAGAAGATCGCCAAGCGCCAAAAACCAGAGCGCTATCTAGCAACAGACGGAAAAACGATTATTCTCGTTGGAAAAAACAATCTCCAAAATGATGAATTGACCTTTAAACTGGCAAAAAAAGGCGAATTGTGGTTCCATGCCAAAGACATCCCAGGAAGTCATGTCATTATCACGGATAACCTTAACCCAAGTGATGAAGTTAAGACAGATGCAGCAGAGTTGGCAGCCTACTTCTCCAAATCTCGTTACTCCAATCTGGTCCAGGTTGACATGATTGAGGCAAAAAAATTGCACAAACCAACTGGTGGAAAGCCGGGATTTGTGACCTATCGTGGCCAAAAGACGCTCCGTGTCACACCTGATGAAGCTAAGATTAAAGCCATGAAACAATAA
- a CDS encoding 8-oxo-dGTP diphosphatase, protein MRETIKNYVNVCIKKGNQILLLDRQHDDFKGWIQPGGKVEFPESFFEAAVREVKEETGLTVLNLQLKGISGFTNPIGNERYVYYDFLCEDFEGEVLSESPEGTPKWWSIDQLDQLDMQDDIRDRLPLYWRKGSFERIHYWDEENHCISHTKEILYD, encoded by the coding sequence ATGCGCGAAACCATTAAAAATTATGTCAATGTGTGTATCAAAAAAGGCAATCAAATTCTGCTATTAGACCGCCAACATGATGATTTTAAGGGCTGGATTCAGCCAGGGGGCAAGGTTGAATTCCCAGAAAGTTTCTTTGAAGCGGCCGTGCGTGAAGTCAAGGAGGAAACGGGTCTTACCGTTCTCAACTTACAGCTAAAAGGTATCTCTGGCTTTACCAATCCTATCGGAAATGAGCGCTATGTCTACTACGACTTTCTCTGTGAGGATTTTGAGGGCGAGGTCTTGAGCGAATCGCCTGAAGGGACACCCAAATGGTGGTCGATTGACCAACTTGACCAGCTGGACATGCAAGATGATATTCGTGATAGACTTCCCCTCTACTGGCGCAAAGGCTCCTTTGAGCGTATCCACTACTGGGATGAAGAAAACCACTGCATCTCCCATACGAAAGAAATATTGTACGATTAG
- a CDS encoding glycosyltransferase family 8 protein: MPKNQYATMNIVMAADYSYKIQVETVMKSILQYHTKVQFFLINKDYPKEWFVYINEKLNIFDSCIMDKKITPILYKNFKTFDHISEATFYRYHIPELIEEDKVLYLDSDILIVADLSSLYNSDIAHTSLAAVRDANLKNVFNAGMLLINNRKWREKNVLSRALSIHEQSDDALTFADQDVLNILFENEWLEMPDRYNMQIFGGKLDLKRYTVPADAVVIHYLTAIKPWSTYKKTIKSRLGRLYRIVAAYVSGRDRRYPLRIALKNRETLPFEKKWHQLSQLSWEDFVENNRNAKN, translated from the coding sequence ATGCCTAAAAACCAATATGCTACAATGAATATTGTCATGGCTGCCGACTATAGCTATAAAATTCAGGTCGAGACTGTAATGAAATCAATCTTGCAGTATCATACAAAGGTTCAATTTTTTTTAATAAATAAGGATTATCCAAAGGAATGGTTCGTGTATATTAATGAAAAACTAAATATATTTGATTCCTGTATTATGGATAAGAAGATTACACCTATTTTATACAAAAATTTTAAAACTTTTGATCACATTTCAGAAGCAACCTTTTATCGATATCATATTCCAGAATTAATTGAGGAAGATAAAGTGTTGTATTTGGATTCAGATATATTGATAGTAGCAGATTTATCTTCTCTATATAACAGTGATATTGCACACACTAGTCTGGCAGCCGTGAGGGATGCTAATTTAAAAAATGTATTTAATGCGGGGATGCTGCTAATTAACAATCGTAAATGGCGTGAAAAAAACGTTTTAAGTCGTGCACTTAGTATCCACGAACAGTCTGACGATGCTTTAACATTTGCTGATCAAGATGTACTAAATATATTATTTGAAAATGAGTGGTTGGAAATGCCAGATAGATATAATATGCAAATTTTTGGCGGGAAGTTAGATTTGAAGCGCTACACTGTTCCTGCTGATGCAGTTGTGATTCATTATTTAACAGCAATAAAACCATGGTCCACTTACAAGAAAACAATCAAATCAAGGCTTGGGCGATTGTATAGAATCGTGGCAGCATATGTAAGTGGTAGAGATAGAAGATACCCACTGAGAATCGCATTAAAAAATAGAGAGACATTACCATTTGAAAAAAAGTGGCATCAATTGAGTCAATTAAGTTGGGAAGATTTTGTAGAAAATAATAGGAATGCAAAAAATTGA
- a CDS encoding lactonase family protein gives MTLYFGTYTKRASEGIYAVDFNTETGELSNRRLVATEPNPTYLAFSNDHFLYTVGAEDSQGGLAAFTPSLEPINHAVEEGAPHCYVSVDDKRQLVYGANYHKGQVLVYKRLENGGLALADCQQHEGSGPHPNQASAHVHFADLTPDNYLVTCDLGLDEVVTYTVSDQGKLAPLARYQATPGAGPRHITFHPTAKIAYLICELNSTIEVLIYDGLGEFELMQTISTLPSDYTDFNGTAAIRLSSDGKFLYGSNRGHDSIAVYKVLGDASLELVEIVPSLGKTPRDFILSPDNRFVIVAHQDSDNVSVFHRDSETGKLANLSSDFIVPEAVAITFA, from the coding sequence ATGACACTTTATTTTGGAACTTACACAAAACGAGCTTCTGAGGGGATTTATGCTGTAGATTTTAATACAGAAACAGGAGAACTAAGTAACCGCCGCTTGGTTGCGACTGAGCCAAATCCGACCTATCTAGCCTTTTCAAACGATCACTTTCTCTACACAGTTGGTGCCGAAGATTCCCAAGGGGGATTGGCTGCATTTACACCAAGCTTGGAGCCCATCAATCATGCAGTTGAAGAAGGCGCACCCCACTGCTATGTATCTGTAGATGATAAGCGTCAGCTTGTCTACGGCGCCAACTACCATAAAGGACAAGTGCTTGTCTATAAACGCTTAGAAAACGGCGGACTCGCATTAGCCGATTGCCAACAACACGAGGGTTCTGGGCCACACCCAAACCAAGCTAGTGCCCACGTTCATTTCGCTGATTTGACTCCTGACAATTATCTCGTTACCTGCGATTTAGGGCTAGACGAAGTCGTCACCTACACCGTCTCTGACCAAGGTAAGCTTGCCCCTCTCGCCCGCTATCAGGCAACACCAGGAGCTGGTCCACGTCACATTACCTTCCATCCAACAGCGAAGATTGCCTATCTGATCTGTGAATTGAACTCCACCATTGAAGTCCTCATCTATGACGGACTGGGAGAATTTGAGCTTATGCAGACCATTTCCACCCTGCCAAGTGACTACACAGACTTTAATGGTACAGCAGCCATCCGCCTCTCATCTGACGGAAAATTCCTTTACGGATCCAACCGTGGACATGATTCGATTGCTGTTTACAAGGTGCTTGGCGATGCTAGCCTTGAGTTGGTTGAAATCGTACCAAGTCTTGGCAAAACACCACGTGATTTCATCTTGAGTCCTGACAATCGTTTCGTTATTGTTGCCCACCAAGATTCCGACAATGTCAGTGTCTTTCATCGCGATAGCGAAACTGGAAAACTAGCCAACCTATCTTCTGACTTTATTGTACCAGAAGCCGTTGCTATCACATTTGCATAA
- a CDS encoding tetratricopeptide repeat protein — protein sequence MTNSEKMLVCLEQQDLPKAMKYFQRALDTDEDELLLELAAYLESIGFLPQAKEIYLHLQEAYPELAIQLAQIANEDGLVEEAFGYLETIDRTSPAYVEALLVKADLYQSEGLADVAREKLLEASQLSADPVILFGLAELDMELQEYKEAIQYYAQLDNREIYDWTGVSTYQRIGLAYASLGKFEVAIDYLEKAVELAYDDQTVFELATLLLDREDYQKSALYFKQLDTMNPEFEGYEYAYAQALHGEHKLVEAREMVAKALAKNEYDPTLLLLASQYAYEDHDVQAAEAYLLQAKTDSEDENEVVLRLTNLYLEQERYEEAVSLYSEELDHVLAIWNIAKAYQALERDDEALALFEQLEQDLAGNPEFLADYVELLRQIGQLDKAKHMAGRYLQLVPDDLVMQEFYNQG from the coding sequence ATGACAAATAGTGAAAAAATGCTCGTCTGCCTTGAGCAGCAAGACTTACCAAAGGCCATGAAATATTTTCAACGTGCCTTAGACACAGATGAGGATGAGCTGCTGTTGGAGTTAGCAGCCTATCTGGAAAGCATTGGTTTTTTACCGCAGGCAAAAGAGATTTATCTACATTTGCAAGAGGCTTATCCCGAATTAGCCATTCAGCTAGCTCAAATTGCTAATGAAGATGGTTTGGTAGAAGAAGCCTTTGGCTATTTGGAGACGATTGACAGGACTAGTCCTGCTTATGTAGAGGCCTTGCTTGTAAAGGCAGATTTATACCAATCAGAAGGTCTTGCTGATGTGGCAAGAGAAAAACTCTTGGAAGCTAGTCAGTTATCAGCTGATCCGGTCATTTTATTTGGATTGGCAGAGTTGGATATGGAATTACAGGAGTATAAAGAAGCGATTCAGTACTATGCTCAACTGGACAATCGTGAAATCTATGACTGGACAGGTGTATCGACTTACCAGCGGATTGGTCTTGCCTATGCTAGTCTTGGAAAGTTTGAAGTAGCGATTGACTACTTGGAAAAGGCAGTCGAGTTAGCCTATGATGACCAGACAGTTTTTGAATTAGCTACGTTATTGTTAGACCGTGAGGATTATCAGAAATCTGCTCTTTATTTCAAACAGCTTGATACGATGAATCCAGAATTTGAAGGCTACGAATATGCGTATGCCCAAGCCCTTCATGGAGAGCATAAGTTGGTAGAAGCAAGAGAAATGGTTGCAAAAGCTCTAGCCAAAAACGAATATGACCCAACTCTTCTTTTACTAGCTTCTCAGTACGCTTATGAGGACCACGATGTGCAGGCAGCAGAAGCCTATCTCTTACAGGCTAAGACAGATAGTGAGGATGAAAATGAAGTAGTTCTTCGCTTGACCAACCTTTATTTGGAGCAAGAACGTTATGAGGAAGCTGTCAGTCTGTACTCGGAAGAATTGGACCATGTCCTAGCCATTTGGAATATTGCAAAAGCCTATCAAGCCTTGGAAAGAGATGACGAAGCGCTTGCCCTCTTTGAGCAATTAGAGCAGGACTTGGCTGGAAATCCTGAATTTTTAGCAGATTACGTTGAGCTTTTGCGGCAGATTGGTCAGTTAGACAAGGCGAAACACATGGCAGGCCGTTATCTTCAGTTGGTACCAGATGACTTGGTCATGCAGGAATTTTATAATCAGGGATAA
- a CDS encoding glycosyltransferase has protein sequence MDKKFSIILPFYNAEATIQLTLDSIVQQNQENFEIICVDDCSTDRSLKIVQNYSENYSNFKVVSLTSNVGVSEARNVALNQAKGEFILFVDADDLLPRNFIDFLNHYKFKEEYDLLIFNYDTIYQQIDVGYTYPTQVSVRKLTVEECQDAIIGIKSGKESCPTRLTSLWAKVFRRKIIESNQLLFDSQLKIGEDSLFVFDYLQFVSEIHFYDVIAYYYYQNSRSLTHSFQPQMVENDVAWQLAFSERVKKIADTDKQEKYRYYSLAKGLLNICYLFIGHKGSSFSINQKKECLKAILENPMYQDLWKIPILNELLASFSLQEHVLLYLLKNRQYLIIIWIFQLKNRMK, from the coding sequence ATGGACAAAAAGTTTTCAATTATACTCCCCTTTTATAATGCAGAGGCTACGATTCAGCTAACGCTTGATAGTATCGTACAGCAAAATCAAGAAAATTTCGAAATTATTTGTGTAGATGATTGTTCTACAGATAGATCATTAAAGATTGTCCAAAATTATAGCGAGAATTATAGCAATTTTAAAGTTGTTTCACTTACTTCAAATGTTGGTGTTTCAGAAGCTAGAAATGTTGCATTGAATCAAGCAAAAGGGGAATTTATATTATTTGTAGATGCGGATGATTTATTACCTCGAAATTTCATTGATTTTTTGAATCATTATAAATTTAAAGAGGAGTACGATCTCCTTATATTTAATTATGATACTATTTACCAACAGATAGATGTTGGATATACCTATCCTACTCAAGTATCGGTTAGGAAATTGACGGTTGAAGAATGTCAAGATGCTATCATAGGAATCAAAAGTGGTAAGGAAAGTTGTCCAACTCGTTTAACTTCACTATGGGCAAAAGTATTTCGACGTAAGATTATAGAATCTAATCAGCTTCTATTTGATTCTCAGCTTAAAATTGGAGAGGATAGTTTATTTGTCTTTGATTATTTGCAGTTTGTTAGTGAAATACATTTTTATGATGTGATTGCCTATTATTATTATCAAAACTCTCGTTCTTTAACTCATAGTTTTCAACCTCAAATGGTTGAAAATGATGTAGCTTGGCAACTAGCCTTCTCAGAGCGCGTGAAAAAAATTGCTGATACAGATAAGCAAGAAAAGTATCGTTATTATTCTTTAGCGAAAGGTCTTTTAAATATTTGCTATTTGTTTATTGGTCACAAGGGGTCTAGTTTTAGTATAAACCAGAAAAAAGAATGTTTAAAAGCAATTCTTGAGAATCCAATGTATCAAGATTTATGGAAGATACCTATTTTGAATGAGCTACTGGCATCTTTTTCGCTTCAGGAACATGTCTTGCTTTATTTATTGAAAAATAGACAATATTTGATAATTATTTGGATTTTTCAACTTAAAAATAGAATGAAATGA
- a CDS encoding glycosyltransferase family 8 protein, whose product MNIAMATDYRMHEQVEVVIKSILKYHRGVQFFLLNKDYPEEWFDSLNGQLLEFDSVIYDKKIRSRNFEQLHTYHYVTEATFYRYYISELIEEEKVLYLDADIVVTGELDSFYDTDITSYAMAAVVDPIVAYVHQRKDFNAGVMLINNNKWREKNVLMQALQLHVDSSVSLPDADQSVLNILFKNEWLEMDDTYNYQIVASYPEIRKEFKRKRGRIIHYTTAAKPFLQRKIGRKRGLKLLLKGDISFRDFLKNVYTVPFADEWHQVQKLNWEDVKKQHGNKN is encoded by the coding sequence ATGAACATTGCGATGGCTACCGATTATCGTATGCATGAGCAGGTTGAAGTAGTGATTAAGTCTATTCTAAAATACCATCGAGGAGTACAGTTTTTCTTGTTAAATAAGGACTATCCTGAGGAATGGTTTGATAGCTTAAATGGACAATTACTAGAATTTGATAGCGTTATATACGACAAAAAGATTCGCTCCCGAAACTTTGAGCAATTGCATACTTATCATTATGTTACAGAGGCAACTTTTTACCGTTATTACATTTCTGAGTTGATAGAAGAAGAGAAAGTCTTATACCTTGATGCAGATATTGTAGTGACAGGAGAGTTGGATTCTTTTTATGATACGGATATTACAAGTTATGCGATGGCTGCTGTAGTAGATCCAATTGTTGCTTATGTACATCAAAGAAAGGATTTTAATGCAGGTGTCATGCTGATAAATAATAATAAATGGCGTGAAAAAAATGTTTTAATGCAAGCCTTACAACTCCATGTAGATTCTTCGGTTTCATTGCCAGATGCAGACCAGAGTGTTTTGAATATTCTTTTCAAAAATGAATGGCTAGAGATGGATGATACATATAATTATCAAATCGTTGCTTCGTATCCAGAAATTCGGAAAGAATTTAAGAGGAAAAGAGGACGAATCATTCATTATACGACGGCGGCAAAACCCTTTTTACAAAGAAAAATTGGGAGAAAGCGTGGATTAAAATTACTGCTGAAAGGGGATATATCTTTTCGAGATTTCTTAAAAAATGTATATACTGTTCCTTTTGCAGATGAGTGGCATCAGGTACAGAAACTAAATTGGGAAGATGTAAAGAAACAGCATGGTAACAAAAACTAG
- a CDS encoding lipopolysaccharide biosynthesis protein — MVTKTRTQRAFYNSASSLVLFGLRLVVQFVNRSLFIKLLGIYYLGLNGVFSNILGMLSLAELGLGASIVYALYKPIAENNKGKVIAYMNLYSKAYKFIGFIILILGLVVYPFLPAVLQISKLGHEETVIYILFLINSVISYLLFSYKRSLLNAHQENYIVSWLDFALYVMITICQWSAMWLTHNYILVLVLNICSTILSNFLVAFVTNKRHPLKNIIPEPITQAEKNSLKKNVLGNIIGNIATVVVFSTDNILISSFISVTTVGIYSNYTMITNSFNTLLSQVMVSQSASVGNLVHTSNSDKVYDVYKRYQFANFISSYLVSLLIFILINPFIVLWIGKDYLLSTQIVLLLSMYIFLQTYRYSGFILYNAYGLYWESRYKPIVEAVLNLVFSLLFLVVFKWGISGILLGTICSTLLTNTWYEPYIIFKYGLKRTMKEYIWINIQQWLVYFVTLVGLYFIAPQRWFAPNLIGWLQLATVSGSGLTVLLFIVLHKDETLRWWLNFVSKRLLKIVRR, encoded by the coding sequence ATGGTAACAAAAACTAGAACACAGCGAGCATTTTATAACTCAGCTTCTAGTCTCGTTCTTTTTGGCTTGAGATTAGTAGTGCAATTTGTCAATCGTAGTTTATTCATCAAGCTATTAGGGATTTACTATTTAGGGTTGAACGGTGTATTTTCTAATATCTTAGGCATGTTGTCTCTTGCTGAGTTGGGCTTGGGAGCCTCTATTGTGTATGCTTTGTATAAACCAATTGCAGAAAATAATAAGGGAAAAGTAATAGCTTATATGAATTTATATAGTAAGGCTTATAAATTCATAGGGTTTATTATTCTAATACTGGGATTAGTCGTATATCCATTCTTGCCAGCTGTTTTACAGATTTCCAAATTAGGGCACGAGGAAACAGTGATTTATATTCTGTTTCTAATTAATTCCGTAATTAGTTATTTATTATTTTCATATAAAAGAAGTCTCTTAAATGCCCATCAAGAAAATTACATTGTCTCTTGGCTAGATTTTGCCCTATATGTTATGATAACAATCTGTCAATGGAGCGCTATGTGGTTGACTCATAATTATATATTGGTGCTTGTACTAAATATTTGCTCAACTATTCTTTCTAATTTCTTGGTTGCATTTGTAACCAATAAGCGTCATCCATTAAAAAATATAATACCAGAACCGATAACTCAGGCAGAAAAAAACTCACTAAAGAAGAATGTACTAGGGAACATTATTGGAAATATTGCGACTGTCGTTGTTTTTAGCACAGATAATATTTTGATTTCTTCTTTTATCAGTGTGACGACAGTAGGGATTTACTCCAATTATACAATGATTACAAATTCCTTTAATACTTTATTATCTCAAGTAATGGTTTCACAATCTGCATCTGTTGGAAATTTGGTCCATACTTCTAATTCAGATAAGGTATATGACGTATATAAGAGATATCAATTTGCTAATTTTATTAGCTCCTATTTGGTTTCACTACTTATATTTATTTTAATCAATCCTTTTATTGTATTGTGGATTGGTAAAGACTACTTATTGTCGACTCAAATAGTTCTATTACTAAGTATGTATATATTTCTGCAAACCTATCGTTATTCGGGTTTTATACTATATAATGCTTATGGTTTATACTGGGAATCTCGCTATAAGCCAATTGTAGAAGCTGTCTTAAACTTAGTATTTTCCTTGTTATTTCTCGTGGTTTTTAAATGGGGTATAAGTGGCATTTTGTTGGGTACAATTTGTTCGACTTTATTGACGAATACTTGGTATGAACCTTACATTATTTTCAAGTATGGTTTAAAACGGACGATGAAGGAGTATATCTGGATAAATATTCAACAGTGGCTGGTTTATTTTGTGACACTAGTTGGTCTATATTTCATAGCTCCTCAGCGATGGTTTGCTCCGAACTTAATAGGATGGCTTCAATTGGCTACTGTGTCAGGTAGCGGATTGACTGTTTTATTATTTATTGTGCTTCATAAGGATGAAACATTAAGATGGTGGCTTAACTTTGTAAGTAAACGATTGCTAAAAATCGTCCGTAGATGA
- the budA gene encoding acetolactate decarboxylase: MEANKLFQYNTLGALMAGLYGGSLTVGELLEHGDLGLGTLDSIDGELIVLDGKAYQAKGSGDQPEVVEVSHDVKVPYAAVIFHQAEVIFKQRFEMTDQELQARIESYYDGENLFRSIKIRGHFSKMHVRMIPKSSSDMKFAEVATHQPEYTAEDISGTIVGIWTPEIFHGVSVAGYHLHFISDDHSFGGHVMDYVISQGFVEVGAVDQLDQRFPVQDRQFLFAKFNAKEVREDIDKAE, encoded by the coding sequence ATGGAAGCAAATAAATTATTTCAGTATAATACACTAGGGGCCTTAATGGCTGGCTTGTACGGTGGTTCTTTGACTGTTGGAGAATTGCTAGAACACGGTGATTTGGGGCTTGGAACGCTAGATTCCATTGACGGAGAATTGATTGTACTGGACGGAAAAGCCTATCAAGCCAAAGGTTCTGGGGATCAGCCAGAAGTGGTCGAAGTATCGCATGATGTCAAGGTACCTTATGCAGCGGTGATTTTTCATCAAGCAGAAGTAATCTTTAAGCAACGTTTTGAAATGACTGATCAGGAATTACAGGCACGAATCGAATCCTACTATGACGGTGAAAATCTTTTTCGCTCGATAAAAATCCGTGGGCATTTTTCAAAAATGCATGTCCGAATGATTCCCAAATCTTCTTCAGATATGAAATTTGCAGAGGTCGCAACGCATCAACCAGAATACACCGCAGAAGATATTTCAGGAACGATTGTTGGGATTTGGACACCTGAAATTTTTCATGGGGTGAGCGTAGCAGGTTATCATCTGCACTTTATCTCAGATGACCACAGCTTTGGTGGTCATGTCATGGACTATGTCATCAGCCAAGGTTTTGTAGAAGTAGGGGCAGTCGACCAGTTAGACCAACGCTTCCCTGTCCAAGACCGCCAATTCCTCTTTGCTAAATTTAACGCCAAAGAAGTACGTGAAGATATTGACAAGGCGGAGTAA
- a CDS encoding AI-2E family transporter codes for MDDQKQKFSTSWFFKWFVNNQAVTFFLVTLLVLLTILVLTKISFIFSPIGSFLEIILLPMLLTGLLYYLLNPIVDILEKYKVSRTVAIGILFVIIAFLLVWGLAVAIPSIQKQVVGFARNLPVYIQDIETQVTALLQDDRFEQFRPTALEILDNVNSHIISFAQKLSSSAVDWAKELISATSQVVVAVLIMPFILFYLLRDGQHLKAHITKYLPTKWRTSIGNVLTDVNSQLSNYVRGQVTVAAIVALMFSIMFTVIGLSYPITLGIVAGFLNLIPYLGSFLAMIPALILGAIAGPFMLLKVVIVFAVEQTIEGRFVTPLIIGSSLNIHPITILFVLLTAGQMFGVVGVLLGIPIYASIKVILKAIFEWYKEYSDLYEPEAEVIEGMNDK; via the coding sequence ATGGACGATCAAAAGCAAAAATTTTCAACTTCTTGGTTTTTTAAATGGTTTGTCAATAATCAGGCTGTGACATTTTTCCTCGTAACCTTGCTGGTTTTACTGACCATTTTGGTTTTGACAAAGATTAGTTTTATTTTTAGCCCAATTGGTAGTTTCCTAGAAATTATTCTCCTTCCGATGTTGTTGACAGGATTGCTCTATTATTTGCTCAATCCCATTGTTGATATCTTGGAGAAATATAAGGTATCACGAACGGTTGCGATTGGGATTCTCTTTGTCATAATTGCCTTTCTCTTGGTCTGGGGCTTGGCTGTTGCCATTCCAAGTATCCAGAAACAGGTAGTGGGTTTTGCACGGAATCTTCCGGTCTATATTCAAGACATTGAGACACAGGTGACAGCCCTATTACAGGATGATCGGTTTGAGCAGTTTCGACCAACAGCCTTGGAAATCTTGGACAATGTTAATAGTCACATTATTTCCTTTGCGCAAAAGTTATCATCCAGTGCAGTTGATTGGGCCAAGGAATTGATTAGTGCGACCTCACAAGTAGTTGTAGCGGTTTTGATTATGCCCTTTATTCTCTTTTACCTCTTGCGGGACGGGCAACACCTCAAGGCCCATATTACCAAATATTTGCCGACCAAATGGCGGACATCAATCGGCAATGTCTTGACGGATGTCAACAGTCAATTGTCTAACTATGTGCGTGGTCAGGTGACAGTTGCGGCTATTGTTGCCTTGATGTTTTCGATTATGTTTACCGTTATTGGACTGAGCTATCCGATTACTTTGGGAATTGTAGCTGGTTTCTTAAACTTAATTCCCTATCTGGGATCTTTTCTTGCCATGATTCCTGCACTTATCCTTGGAGCTATTGCAGGACCTTTCATGCTGCTTAAGGTGGTCATCGTCTTTGCAGTAGAGCAGACAATTGAGGGACGGTTTGTAACGCCATTGATTATTGGTAGTTCATTGAACATTCATCCGATTACCATTTTATTTGTCCTCTTAACGGCTGGTCAGATGTTTGGTGTTGTTGGGGTCTTGCTAGGAATCCCAATTTATGCCTCTATCAAGGTTATCTTAAAAGCAATCTTTGAATGGTATAAGGAGTATAGTGATTTGTATGAACCAGAAGCAGAAGTGATTGAGGGAATGAATGACAAATAG